Genomic segment of Streptomyces sp. NA02950:
CCCAGTCGACCTGCCGCAGCAGTGGTCCCAGGCGCAGCCCGGCCATCCGGCCCTCCTCCGTCGTTTCCGTATGCGTACGGTACGGAACGACGGAGGAGAGCAGGGAGGTCCCGGCACGTGTTTCGCGCCGTCCGTGCGGCGCGGGGGTGCGGTGGAGCGGTCTCAGCAGCCGTTGAGGATCTGGCTGAGCTTGGACTTCTCGGCGTCGTCGACCGACAGCTTGTACTCGTGCTTCACCGAGACCCACATCCGGGCGTACATGCAGTGGTAGGACGTGCTCGGCGGAAGCCACTCCGCCGGGTCCTGGTCGCTCTTGGACTGGTTCACATTGTCCGTGACGGCGATGAGCTGTGCGTGGGTCAGGTCATTGGCGAAGCCCTGGCGCCGGTCGGTGGTCCAGGAGTTCGCGCCGGACGTCCACGCCTCGGCCAGCGGCACGACGTGGTCGATGTCCACGTCGGCGGGGTCGGTCCAGGTGGCGCCGTCGTAGGGGGACTTCCAGCTGCCGCTGGTGGCCGCACAGCTGGAGTCGGTCTGGACGTTGGTGCCGTCGCGCTTGAGGACTTCCTCGCGGGTGTTGCAGGCGCCGTTCTGGGTGATCCAGTGCGGGAACTTCTCGCGGCTGTAACCGTCCATCGATCCCTCCGCCTTCACCGTCAGCTCGCCC
This window contains:
- a CDS encoding HNH endonuclease family protein — protein: MSTMRVHSARRSVYARRICVFGGFAALLGTLVLNGPNAQAEPPAPPSAETVRGYLGELTVKAEGSMDGYSREKFPHWITQNGACNTREEVLKRDGTNVQTDSSCAATSGSWKSPYDGATWTDPADVDIDHVVPLAEAWTSGANSWTTDRRQGFANDLTHAQLIAVTDNVNQSKSDQDPAEWLPPSTSYHCMYARMWVSVKHEYKLSVDDAEKSKLSQILNGC